A single genomic interval of Trachemys scripta elegans isolate TJP31775 chromosome 3, CAS_Tse_1.0, whole genome shotgun sequence harbors:
- the CHGB gene encoding secretogranin-1, whose protein sequence is MPPLALLSLLGAAALAGISCMPMEKDHVEEMVTRCIVEVLSTALSKPNAPPINPLCKDILKKSGRHKAEKKNENEEEQLEVRHLKESSEDEKHQHMSVEEERGQKEEIEEKHHHEEDESRGEEEKHNGDSHSHENRIHKGEKKHHLDIRGEEEEDDDENSYKRNNHSEEGSKEKKHHAEESGEAEHELPDKRSHSLAKSMEEFSPGDDKHSTGHRHTEEKMHSNEKRSHESVEEEEEEEEEEESSERNHHESKEHGSYQYRGHEESEESEEAEEEKRRYKPRHNHRKHRVGDSFKERRDHEGEKRNPLEESDEEENQFWDKKSHYQKHHYEEPEHHREEKSNDYGKHSSEDVEEKRHAGHGSEEYREQRHQNKENSEEEDKRHHLSGESEEERHEKKRHHDEPHEAVRHHYEGRKHHSEESEEELDKHQGHSSRDEKRHHGEGRHHLHDREDEEMHKLHSGESKGQSTGHYSTEERDSEEKRHYPGYDEMDAEIEKRRDSEDQKQDNEDSTEKVRYGEKEYKSYFPAENEKRAAIRYSPFYHRLQWKSRHLDKKDNMGDQILGSEQESRPSLNEKNFFPEYDYDWWEKKQLLDGLNHGHGEKRNPGRLRKLDMKRQYDRMDQLAQLLNYRKKSAEFPELYNSGEDLKKRQLIRSDKGNLSQRPLTEEEEKELENLAAMDLELQKIAEKFNDNRRG, encoded by the exons ATGCCGCCCTTGGCGCTGCTCAGCCTGTTGGGAGCCGCCGCGCTGGCAG GTATCAGTTGCATGCCAATGGAAAAAGACCATGTTGAAGAAATG GTAACACGATGTATAGTGGAAGTTCTCTCTACTGCTCTGTCTAAACCAAATGCTCCACCAATAAATCCTCTGTGCAAAGATATCCTTAAGAAGA gtGGCAGGCATaaagcagagaagaaaaatgaaaacgaGGAGGAGCAACTTGAAGTGAGGCATTTGAAAGAATCATCAGAGGATGAAAAACATCAGCATATGAGTGTAGAGGAAGAGAGAGGTCAGAAGGAAGAAATCGAAGAGAAACACCATCATGAGGAAGATgagagcaggggagaggaggaaaaacacAATGGGGATAGTCATTCTCATGAGAATAGAATccataaaggagaaaaaaagcacCATCTGGACATAAgaggtgaggaagaagaggacgATGATGAGAATAGCTATAAGAGAAATAACCACAGTGaagaaggaagcaaagaaaagaagCATCATGCCGAAGAGTCAGGAGAGGCAGAGCATGAGCTTCCAGACAAAAGGTCTCACTCTCTAGCTAAAAGCATGGAGGAGTTCTCTCCTGGGGATGATAAACACTCTACGGGTCATAGGCACACTGAGGAAAAGATGCACAGTAATGAAAAGAGAAGCCATGAAagtgtggaagaggaggaggaggaagaggaagaggaggagagcagtGAAAGGAATCACCATGAGTCTAAGGAACACGGTTCCTACCAGTACAGAGGGCATGAAGAATCTGAGGAGAGTGAAGAAGCTGAGGAAGAAAAACGACGCTACAAACCAAGACATAATCACAGAAAGCACAGAGTGGGCGACTCCTTCAAAGAGAGGCGAGATCACGAGGGTGAGAAAAGGAACCCACTTGAGGAATCTGATGAGGAAGAGAACCAATTCTGGGATAAAAAGAGCCACTACCAGAAACACCATTATGAAGAGCCAGAGCATCATCGTGAGGAGAAGAGTAATGATTATGGGAAACACAGCTCTGAAGATGTGGAGGAGAAGAGGCACGCCGGCCACGGGAGTGAGGAGTACAGAGAGCAGCGGCATCAGAACAAGGAGAACAGCGAAGAGGAAGACAAGAGGCACCACCTTAGTGGGGAAAGCGAGGAAGAACGACATGAGAAAAAGAGGCACCATGATGAACCACATGAGGCAGTGAGACATCACTATGAGGGGAGGAAACACCACAGTGAAGAGAGTGAGGAAGAGCTGGATAAGCACCAGGGTCATAGCAGCAGGGATGAGAAGAGACATCATGGTGAAGGCAGACACCACCTTCacgacagggaagatgaggagatGCACAAGCTGCACAGTGGAGAGAGCAAAGGACAGTCGACAGGGCACTACAGCACTGAGGAGAGGGACAGTGAGGAGAAAAGGCACTATCCTGGCTACGACGAGATGGACGCTGAAATAGAAAAGAGACGTGACAGTGAGGATCAGAAACAAGACAATGAGGATAGTACGGAGAAAGTGAGATATGGGGAGAAGGAGTACAAGAGTTACTTCCCTGCAGAGAATGAGAAAAGAGCAGCAATTCGGTACAGTCCCTTCTACCACCGCCTACAGTGGAAAAGCAGGCACTTGGACAAAAAGGACAATATGGGGGACCAGATTCTGGGGAGTGAACAGGAAAGTAGACCCAGCCTGAATGAGAAGAATTTCTTCCCTGAATACGACTATGACTGGTGGGAGAAAAAGCAACTTCTGGATGGTCTGAATCACGGGCACGGCGAGAAGAGAAATCCAGGAAGGCTCCGCAAACTTGATATGAAAAGACAGTATGACAGGATGGATCAACTCGCCCAGCTTCTGAATTACAGGAAGAAATCGGCTGAATTTCCAGAACTGTACAATTCTGGGGAAGACCTAAAAAAGCGTCAATTGATCAGGAGCGACAAGGGAAATCTCAGCCAGAGGCCTCTGACGGAAGAGGAG GAAAAAGAGCTGGAAAATCTGGCTGCTATGGATTTGGAACTGCAGAAAATAGCTGAGAAGTTCAACGATAACAGGAGGGGATGA